A stretch of DNA from Flavobacteriaceae bacterium MAR_2009_75:
CAAAGGAAAATCCATTAGGCTTTTTAATTCCGATGTATAGCCGTTCGAATTTTGCTTTCCCTTCTGCCAATAAGAAACTATAGTGGGTCGCAATACCCACTCCTCGCCGACTATATTGAAGTTTGGATATTCTTTCATCACCGCCTTCGTCCAATCATTCATAAAGTACATATCGGGGTACGGGTAAGTATCCATTCGTATGCCTGAAATACCGGAATATTCTATCCACCAAAGTGTGTTTTGTATCAGGTATTTTGAAAGAGATTCGTTTCGTTGATTCAAATCTGGCATTGTCGGTACAAACCAACCATCAAAAAACGCTTTCTTATCTTTTTCAGTGGCATATGGGTCTAGTATCACCGTCTTTTTATGATTGGTCTGGGTATATGTATCCCATTGGTTGATCCAATCTTTAGAGGGCAAATCTTTCATCCACCAATGATTTAAGCCCGAATGGTTTGCAATCATGTCCATAATTACTTTCATGCCTTTTTCAGCAGCTTTTTCGCACATCGCCTTAAAAGATGCGTTGCTACCATAACGGGGGTCAACTTTGTAAAAGTCTGTAATCGCATAGCCATGATAACTATAGTCTGGCATATCGTTTTCTAAAATAGGGTTCATCCAGATGGCCGTAAAGCCTAAATCTTTTATGTAATCTAAATTTTCTACGATTCCTGCTACATCACCCCCATGCCTACCTGCTTTTTCTTTTCTATTCGGTAGTTCTTTCAAACCCTCTACAGCATCGTTGGTAACATCGCCGTTTACAAAACGGTCAGGAGTTATTAAATAGATGGCATCAGAAGAATCAAAGCCTTCGATGTACCTTCTATTTGCTTTTCTTTGATTAATAGGATAGGAATAGGTAAAAGGTTTCGAGCTTGGTTTTTTAAACTGTAATTTAAGTTCACCAGGCTGTGCATTATTTGATATATGAAGGGTCAAGAATAGATAGTTGAAATTCTCAACAGTTTTAATACTTTTAAGAGTTACGGCATTATCATCTTTTAAACTCACTTCATAGCTGGCAATATCTTTTCCGTAGACTAGTAACTCAACGGTATTGTGTTCCATACCGACCCACCAATTGGGTGGTTCTACTCGTGTTATAGGGTTTTGCGCCCCAATTTGGGAAAAGCAAAGTGATAAAAGTAGCAAAAAGCCAGTTGCAATTTTCATAGTTTAAAGTATTGAGTTGCGACTAAACTAGTAGGAAATCTGCCCTGGTTCGACTTAAATTATAATTTGATCTATATATTTTATGTTATGCCACTCTTTTAAGCCTTTTGGCTAGCTATCTCTCAAATCATTGAAATATTCTCTGGGAGATTTATTGGTAACCTTTTTAAACGAACGGTTAAAAGATGATTTGGAATTAAAGCCTACCGCCAAAGCTATGGCCAAGAAAGTCTGGTTTTTGTATTTCTCTTCTTGTGCCCTTTCTATAAAATCTTGAATTCTATAATGGTTTACAAAATCTCTGAAATTTTTAGTATAGCCTGCATTGATGGTCTTAGATAAGGTGTGCACATTAGTTTCCATTTTTTCGGCCAGTTCGGGTAAACTTAGCTGCGGATTCAGGTATACCTGATCTTGTGTCATCATTACGTGCAATGCCTCTTTCAACTCTTCCAATTCATTAGTATCGATTTGCGGGCGGTCTACTTCCGATTTTTCCTCCTCTTCCTCTATAGTGGCCATTCTAAAAATTTCCGGTTGCTTTATAGCGAAATATCCTAGCAAGTAGACCACAACCGAAAAAACAATCCATATAACATCAATCAACAAATTCACAGTATGGTTTACCGGGTTATCACTATACGTACCGTAAACATCGACAACAACAATAACCGACCATAGCACAAGACACACCCCAAGTACCATCATTATAATATTCAAGTACTTGATATTTTGGTCAGTGGAATAATTAAGTTCTATATTTTCAAAATATCTTTTGATTATCGCCTTGATCCTAAACCAATACCAAATATTGAACACCAATGCCACCAGTACGATTACCTCATAAATTGCATATGGGGGCGAGTCTAAAGATTGAAATAAATTTTGCTCGATAAATGTATGCGTAGGTTTAAAGGAAAAGCTGATGTAAATAACCACTTGAACCAAAAAAGGCACGAAATGCGGCCAAAAGGTTAGAAATGACTTTTTACTATGATGTAATAACCTTTTAATATAAATGAGCAAAATTGGCCCGTACAAGAAAAATATAAAATCGGTCAGCAGCGAGAGCCTTGGATAATCAGTATAAATTATACGATCATAGATGACTACTCTAGCTATTAATGTCAACGAGATAATAAAGATGAGAACACTCAGGGCCTGATTTGCCCATTTGTTATTGTTCTTATTTGAGTTAATAATGAATATGAGAAAAAACCCTTGTAAAGCGGTAAGTACTAAAAGCAGGGTATAAGGGTTAAAAATACCATAAGATTGGTCTTCCCAATAAGTTATCGAATTTTTTATGGGTTGGTTTCGATTAATTTCTCTACTGCTCAATAAACGATTGGGCCTGGGCCTCCCATAACTGTTGCCCTCAACCGTAAGCCAATTGCCCCGTGTAAATTTATATTCAAGCGGTTCTTCAAAAACAGGAACCTCAACTTGATAGGTTCCGTCGGCAAGCTGCTTCATTTTATAGCGTTGATCACCCGGTACCCAACCATTAAAATTACCACATACATAGAATGAAGAATTAGGTGGGGTGTTTCTAGGTATATCGCTCAGTACAATCGCAATCTTTTTCTGTTCGGATTGAAGATTTAAAATATCTGACCAACCCGCCACCTGTAAGACCAATGTTTCTTCTGCAGTGCTGTTAAAGGAGTGTTTTCTTACCGTTAGCGGTGTTCCGTCTTTTTGAACTTCTACGGTTGACCAGCTGCCGCGGGTAATTTTATAAGATATCCAAGAGCCATTGAAGAACTTGTTTCTCAACTCGTAAGTTCCATCAATTTTTCTCACAAACCTGTAGTTTATATCTGCAGGATCCCAATTGTTGAAAGTGCCTGTTAAATAAAGCTCATCTGAAGTATGGGTATCTTCCGGCACATAGTCTATTACAAAACTGGTTTGGGCCAACGAGCCGCTGGCATATAGACAGAGTATGACAACCAAAAAAAATCTGAAATTATTGACTTTTGTACAAATTTGCCCAAGCAGCTTATTAAAACTCATATCACCTAAAACATTTGATGACCGGTTCATCGAACACAGGCCAACCAAGACAAAACTACTAAGAACCTACTGTTCGAAAGAAACAATTAAATTCTTTATTCTTGTTATCATTAAAATTATACCTAGTCATTGACACTCAGCTCTTTTGGAAATGAGATTCTATATTCACAAGAAACTTAACCCGAGATTATATAATGAGAAAGGGCCACCAAATGGCAACCCTTACTACTACATAAACCAACTAAACCAACATTTTAATTGCTATTGATACTATACATATTTCTCACCACATCTAAAGTAATCGTATAATTTCCCGCTGTTGTAATTATTATATTATCACCATCTTGTTCTAACGAACTACCTGCACCGGCATCACCTAAGTTAACATTCCACGCATCGTTAAACCTAAATTTCATTTCCCCGGGCACCAAGTCAATAGTTACGGTCCATACCTCATTGGTCATATCGTAGCCCATATCAGTATCTGGGTCGTCCCATCCGTTTGGTGTTGCAGAGCCAATTATACCCCAACTGCCAAGGTTAAATGCCTTGTTGGTCACGTCTAAATCTATCTGATAACTACCTGCGGCCACGGCAATGTTATCTCCTCCATGACTTAAATCACCTTCGGCACCGGTACCACCAAGGTTTATATCCCATCCGTTATTGGCTCTGAACTTTAATTCCCCATCGGTCAGGTTGGTAGTAATCGTCCATACATTTCTGTCAAAATCATAGTTCATATCGGTATCTGGGTCATCCCATCCATTTGGTGTTCCTGACCCGATGATGGCCCAAGTATTGGCAGACCAGGTATTATTCACCAAATCAACATTAATTTCATAGTCCAAAGGACCGGGCAGTACCACATTATTACCAGGAGCTGCAAGCACACCCGCTGTGCCTTCACCCTCATCGCCGTAAATACCATTGTCCCAATTTGGAGCATCAGTAAATTTAAATTCATTTATTTCGCCTGTAAGACTTACATGACCTTTATAGGTGCCCGCTAAATTCGGAGTTTCAAACGCATCAAGTTTTGGTGCGGTATTAGGATCCCAGCCTTGGTAACCTCCAGGTACATACAATATGTCAGAAAAAGCCACTTGTTCATCGTCGGTAGCCGCCCAAATAGTATAACCCATTGCCGGTGCCTTTAAAACTACTAATCCGTTCGCATCAGAATTTTGAAAAAGGTTATACTTTTCTGTATAATCTTTAATATTTGTACTGTTCCAATGGGTTTGAACTTCTCGAGAGACTTCTTGATCGGTCAAATTAATGTAAAGAACCAAACCGGGTTTTTCATCGTCTCCACCTCTAGTAGCTATAAATTCTTGATTGTTTACAAAGTTTACCGACCAATCTCCTGCTGCTAGTTGCGAACGAATCTGAATCAGTTGATTGATTTTTTCTTTTTGCTCATCGCCGCTATCTTCATAATGGGAATAAAATACACAAGGATATCCTGGAGCACTCATAATATAAGCATAGGCATGCGTCTCAAATTCATTAGGAAATTCGTTACTACCATCTCTTGATTCCGTATCATGATTGCCAACAAAAGTGACTGCCTTTTCCGGCATGGTCGATAGTAAACTTGGCTTTGTCAATTCATTTAAGTTTCCATTTAAAAATGCATTGCGCATATTAAAGAAGTTAGGAAAATCGAACGCATTAGCCCCTGAGGCTTCTACCCACGGACCGACAACATCTGTAACGTTTCCATCAAAATTTTCACCAACGCTATACCCCCCTACGCTACCAATCCATTGTTTAACCACATCCGGAGAAAAACCTTTTACATAATCGAATCGCCACCCATCAATATTAAGCGTATTCATGTAAAAACTGGCTACCGATTCTTCAGAACGCCATAACCAATCTATCACATAATCATTCTTCAAGTCTAAATCGGGAAAGCCGCCAAACCTACCTTCATCCTCTAGATTCTCTGCGTTGGGCAAATAATTTAGCCAAGTTCTGTTGAAAAGACCGGAAGCCGGCTCGAACAGGGTATAAGTTTCTATCTGCCTAAACTCATTGTATTCTAACGCACCCCCAGAATTGTGATTGATCACTATATCTGCGATCACGGCAATCTCATACTCATGCGCCGTACCTATCATTTTCTCTAATTCTTCTCGATTACCGAAGCGTGTCTCTACGGTACCGTGCTGTTGAAAGTCGCCAAAATCAAAATAATCAGCTGGATCGTAGCCCATGGAAAAACCGCCGCTTTGACCCTTGGAGATTGGGGGAATCCATATGGCATCGACCCCATTTACGGCCCAACTATCTAGTTTAGATTCGATATTGTTCCACCAAATGCCTCCTTCTGTAACATCCCAATAGAAGGCTTGCATCATTACACCGCTACCCGGCAAAAGCACATTTGCTCTAGCTTGTGCCGAGCCGGTAGGAGAATCTTCCGCATTATTGCTTTGCGAGATTCTAAGAGGAGTAAAATCATCATTGGTACAGGCCGTAATTAGCATGATCAACGACCCTAGACCCAGTTTTATATAGTTATATATTTTCATGTTCATCTTGTTTATTCAATAGTGTAGGTTGGATTTTCAGTATCTGCCAAGAATAACGTAATGGTATAAATACCGGCACTAACGGGAATATTTGCACCTTCAACTTCAAGCGTACCATCTTCCCCATCATCACCATAATTAAAATCCCACGCATTGTTGGTTCTAAACTTGATTTCACCATCTAACAGCTCTACCTTCTTCAAGACCCATACACCCTCGTTCGCATAATCTGGTGTGAACTGTAAATTCGGCCCATCCCATCCATTCGGTGCGGCATCTCCTGCCAGACCCCAAATGTCAATAGGCTCAATGGTATATAACCTGTTATTAAAATCAACTGAAACCAAATAGTTACCTGCTTCAACGGCAATATTTCCTCCGTCTTGCTCCAAAATATCATCTGCTTCGGCATCGCCATAGCCTATAGTCCATTCATTGTTCTGCCTAAATTTTATTTCACCTGTGTTCAATGTTATTGTCGCCCTCCATTGATCAGAGGTAGGATCGTAAGATAACGGCACGTCGGGGCCATCCCAACCATTAGGTGTAGCATCACCCACTATACCCCAAGTAAAGGGTTCAATGGAATAGGAAAAATCATTTAAACTGAACATTATTTTATAGGTACCCGCAGTTACCACGATGTTATCACCACCTTCGTCTAAGGTGCCATCTGCACCGGTATCGCCATAGTTTACCGCCCAATCATTATCTTGACGTATTTTTAGTTCACCATCAACAAGGGTAGCATAAGAAACAAATTCATTGGCTACAGCGGTGCTGTACACCGGAATATCCGGCCCATCCCAGCCATTCGGTGCGGCAGACCCAACCAGCCCCCAAGGCGAGTTTAAATCAAAAGTAGTTGCATAAGCTGTAATGGTCAGCGATTGAACCTCAGAAGTGGTGACGACCTCTTTACCCAATACAGCTTCTACCCATATGTTGATTTGGTTCTCTAACCCAGAAAGGGCACCGGCATCATTCAAAGCTTCATTCAATTCTTCTGTGACAAAATCTTTCGTAAGATTATTTCCTACGCTTACTGTTTTTGGTGTCGCCTCAGAAGCTCCTTCTACCCCCAAAACCACATTATAGGTTGGCACTGCGCCTTCAAAACCAAAATCAGGAACGGTCCAATTTAAAGATAGTACGGTCTCTCCTATTATGTCTCGTGATAATACCAACGCATCCGAAGAAGACAGGGTCAGTTGGGTACTGGTCATATCACTGACCTTTATATTCTCATCATCATCGCTACAACTCCCCAGTAAAAAGGCCATTGCTACGAAAAAGGAATAGATGTATATTAAATTTTTCTTCATCTCTTTAATTTTTTAGTTGGTATAGCCAGGGTTTTGTTCAAGCAATGGGTTCGCCTGCAGGGCTTCCAATGGAAACGGGAATAAATCATAATGTTCGGGGATTGCGGTGCCTTCTAGAACATTACCCTTCCAAGGCCACAAATACCCACCCCCTGTGAAGCGGTTGAAGCGAATTAAGTCTTGTCGTCTATGTCCTTCATAATACAATTCTCTTGCTCTTTCATCAATTAGAAATTGTTCCGTAATGTCGGCCTCTGCGATATTTCCACTCGTATCACCAAATGCCCTTTGCCTCAATGCATTTATATAATCTACCGCCTGCGTTGCAGAACCGCCTCCACCTCTAAAGAAGGCCTCGGCATACATTAAATAAGCATCAGACAACCTAAACAAGGGAATGTCTGTATCTGAAAAGTTGCTTTCACCAGAATTGCCGGTAGCATATTGATTTTGAAACTTAATGGTGGGGTAGCCGTTTTCCCAGGTTCTATAATCGGTCATTTCATAGGTATGGCCTTCTGTCCAAAATAGGGCACGACCATCGTTCGTAGTTTCCAAATCACCAAACAAACCATAAACAGCAGGGGTACAACGGTGACCGAACCAGCTTTCAGAATTTCCGAATTCAGAGATGGGCATGGTGGTATCTCCCAAACTACCATTTGTGAGATATGTTGATGTACCAAAACTCTGTACTGAATTTCTATCTGCTACGATCGGAAAAATTATTTCGGTAGAAGTGTGGTTATCACCTTGAAAAATAGATTGATAGTCGTCATCTAGGATAAAAGAAGATTCAGCTATAACTTTTTCACTATAGGTTAACGCATCTGCATATCTACCTGTACCTGTATAAACCTCAGCATTCAAATAAATTTTTGCCAGGAGAAAATGAACAGCGGCCTTGTTTGCCCTACCATATTCGTTTAAGGCAATAATCGATTCTTCAATTGCCAAGAGTTCACTTTCTATAAATTCAAATACCTCTGTACGTGTATTTTTAGGTCTACGAACACCCGTTACGCCATCATCTTCGGTTACGATAACCACACCTCCGAACATATCCATCAAATAATAGTAGTACAAGGCCCTTAAAAAACGGGCTTCCGCTACAAACAGTTCTGCTTCTGGCTCATCGGCTTTTTGCACATCCAATATAAAATTGTTGGTCTGTGCAATATTGAAATAGCTTCTGTTGTAGAGATAACCGAAAAACTTGTTGGTCGGTGACCAATCAGATGCCGTTGTCAAAGGATCCAACCCTCCATCACCCCATCTATTTTTAGCTATATCGGTAGTCAGTTCTTGCATGTTCCACATGCTTCTAAAGAAAACAGTTTCCCCGGGGTCATCACCTGCAATATCAGCCTGTTGATTATCACCACCGGGTATTCCAATACCATGTAGAGCTAGGCCTCCGTATAATTTTCCAAGAATTCCTAAGGTTGCGTTAGGGTCAGAATCCAAAAGATTGTCTAAACTTTGCTCAATTCTAGGTTCTGTATCTAAATCGTCAGTACAACTTACAAGTAGTGTTACAGCAAGTACGGTAAATAATATATTTTTTATCATCGCAGTATTTTTTAAAAATCAAGGTTGAGACCCATTGTAAATGTTCGTGGACGAGCATATGGTGATGCCTCAATTCCGTCAAAATTCTCAGGGTCTAACCCATCATAATCGGTAATTACGAACACATTATTTGCCGAACCATAGATTCGCAATCCGATTTTTTTATTATCAAAAGGTTTCAGATTGTAGCCAAGGGTAATGTTATCCAATCGTAAAAAGGAAGCATCAGAAAGATAGAAATCTGATAACGCCTGCAAATCTGAAGGAATATTAGGGAACCCATTATATTGAGTTCCGTCATACAAATTCAAGGCATTGTTTATAAAACCTGTGTCGGTAAGTGGTATTACCGATTCGGCAAAACCTCTATTCAAAAGGTTACCATTGTATACTTCACCTCCTATTTGCCCCCTAAAATTAGCGGTCAAATCTAGGTTCTTGTATTGCATATAGGTTCCAAAACCATAGGTCCATTTGGGCTCAAAAGGAATAAAAATGCGATCCCTATCTGAAATGACACCATCTCCATTTTGATCCACAAAGGCATCTTCTATGGGCGAACCATCGGCACCGTATACTTGCTCGTACAGCCAGAAAGTTCTATTTCTTTCACCTACGGCGGTCTGCCCTATATTCACGCCGGTACCACGACCTATTCCTCCTCCGCTCGAAAACTGGGTAATGTTGTCTAAATCTTTAATATAAGTCTCATTGAAAGCGACATTACCGTTAAATTCTAAATTGAAAATCTCAGTTTGTACGGGTCTAAATTGCAAAGCGGTCTCAAAACCTTTACTCTCAGTTTCACCAACATTACTAACAAAACGATTTCGCAATGCACCTTCCGATTGTGGTACCTCAGCCAATAGATCGGTCGTATTTCTAGTATAGGCATCAATTGTTCCACTTAGAATATTAGAGAATAAATCAAAGTCGATACCAATGTTGTAGGTGGATGTCTTTTCCCATGTTAAATCTGGATTAAAAGCATTAGCTCTATAGGTAGTAACGGTTCGGTCTCCGAAAATATAACTTACAGTTGGGTCGCCATCATCGTATAATGCTGTATTCGGATAAAAACCTACCGGACCCGTAATATCTTGTTGGCCGGTAAGGCCCCAACCAACCCTTAATTTTAATTGGCTTAACCATTCAGCATCTTTCAGAAAATCTTCACTATCAAGTTTCCAAGCGAACGCCGCTGCTGGAAAATATCCCCAGCGCTGGTCTTTAGCAAATAACGAAGAACCATCTGCCCTTAAAGACGCTGTTAACAAGTACCGATCAAAAAAGTTAAGGTTGGTTCGTGCGAAATACGATTGTAGATTAAGTTCTGTATAATATTTAAATGGTTGTTGTGGCTCTCTAAAACCATTCTCGGTAGTTGTTGGGTAGGTTATACCCTGTGTGGTAAAATTTTGATATGCATAACCAGCTTGAACATCGATTTTTCGAATTGGTCCATCCCAGAATTTAACATAGGACAGATACGCATCTAATAAATGATCTCTTTTAATCTGATCTTCGCTGTAGTTTTCACTGAAATTGTTGAAAATCGGAAGACCTTCGAAAACATTGTACGAAGCCACTGCCCCCGGCAAAAAATATTCGTTAATAGTTGATTCTGAGTAATCGATACCGGTGTTGACAACCGCGGTTAAATCTTCAAAACCGTGAATTTTATATCGCAGTTCCATATTTCCGATAAATCGGTCGGCATCTTCATTACGTTCTCTCTGTTTTAATAAAGCAAGCGGATTAGAAGGCCCAACGATACCTCTGTCATCGGTCAGTTGATAAAAGCCGCCGAAAATACCTCCTTCAGGATCATAAACGGGCAGTGTCGGATTCGCGGTTAAGGCACTACCAATAGCCCCACTATCTGGTTGGTCTTTCTCTGTAGCAATTCCTTTGGCATTGATAGTCAACTTTAAGTGCTGATCAAAGAAATCAGGAGAAATGTTCAACGATGCGGTATACCTATTAAGCTGAGATTCTTTAAGAATACCGTTTATCTCTGAATGGCCAAAAGAGGCCCTAATCGGTATTTTATTAAACAGATTGCCCCTTGCCGTTAAGTTGTTGTTCAGCGTATAGGAAGTTCTATAGATTTCTTCTTGCCAGTTGGTATCGTAAATCGTACCGTTGAGACCTAGAAGGTTCGAACTATCAGGGTAGGTGTTCTGAATAAAATTTATATACTCAGAAGATTCAAAAATATCTATCTTTCTACTTAAGGTACCCACCTGAACATTTGATGAAAAATTAAACTGCGGAGCACCTTTCGTACCAGATTTGGTCGTAATGATAATTACTCCGTTAGATGCTCTAGAACCATAAATAGCGGTAGAAGACGCATCTTTTAGAACAGAAAACGATTCAATATCGTTCGGATTGATAAGAGTTAAGGGGTTTGCTTGCCCCGCGGGATTCTGGTTAGACAACGGCACACCGTCAATTACTATAAGCGGACTATTATTAGCATTCAATGATGAGCCCCCACGAATTCTAATGTTGATTCCTGCATCTGGGTCACCTCCGTTGTTCACCACACGCACACCGGCAGACTTGCCCGATATCATCTGATCCGCCGTAGTAATAGCACCTTTATTCAGTTCTTCGGATGTTAATAACTGCACGGAACCTGTGGCATCTTTTTTGGTGGTAGAACCATACCCAATAATCACTACTTCATCTAGCTGAGCTACATCATTCTGTAGCGTCACATCAATCGTGTTTGAGGTAACCTCTCTTTCTACTGATTTTAAACCGATGTATGAAAAAACCAAGACGCTACCCATATCGGCTTCAATGGAGTATTTGCCATCAAAATCAGTGGTGACACCGGTAGTTGTTCCTTTAATGATGATTGTTGCCCCCGGCAAGGGACTTTCGGTTTCGCCATCAGTGACTGTTCCTGTAATGTTACTTTGTGCCAAAACAAAAAATGGCGCACATAGTGACATCAGGAAAATCATCGAAATTTTCTTTCGCATAAGTGAGTTGAGTTTAAGTTAGTTTAAGGGTTGAGCACCCTCTCATTTACCTACTAAAACTACTTTATGCGAACCTCTCATTCGCTTCATTTTATAAAATGACCTAAAATTGAGGTTGACACTTTGCCTAAAAAGAATAACCATATTCAAAAAAAACATACTCAAAAAGCTAAAAAACAATCATTTATATATTTTTTAGAACTAATTCAAAGAAGCAAAATCTAAATACTATTGAAGGCTATTAAAATTGAAGTACGACACTTAAAAGCGAATATCAATATAGATTTATCAATCAAATAGGTTTAATTTTTTAATTTGAAAATAAAATCAGTCTAAAAAAATAGATTTCAAAAAGTAACTACACAAGAAATGCATACTTAACCCTTCAGATAAATGCACATTCACTAAGACTATTATATAAGATGTCGAACCATTACGGGTTCTCGTAGAACTCGATACCCTCTAATTTCCAAATGGTCTTTAATTCGGCCAAGGCTTTTTGAAAATCGACAAAACTCTTTTGCTTTAATACCGTCCACCCTACTTCGGAATAGGCAGCCAACCTCGGGAAGATTTGCTTTTCCATACTCTTAACCGTAGGTACCCATTCACTCCACATTTGAGTACCTAAACCCTTGATTTTTGAGTGGTATTGCTCCCCTAATCCTTCTGGCACCGGGTCGAACGTGTATGACTTTTCAAGTGGTAAGCGTTTATAGGTGTAATCGAGATAAGTATCCCAATGGTTAGAATTGACCACATCATACCCGTCTTCAACAGCTTTATTCACTAGCTCTAAATCTCCTTTCCAAAAATGAACAATGGCAGAAGGGGCTAATTTCTCGGATGCATTTACAGCAGTATGGCCCCGATCTTCATGAACATTGTGACCCATAATCTCGTTCCAGCCCATCATTCGTTTTCCGGCCTCATCAATATAATTCGAGATATCATTTGTAAAACTGATCTGTAGATCCATCGGTGACTGTAAATCCTTATCCTTCATGAAAGAGACCATCGATTTGTTTTTTAACCACGGTTCAAAATTTAATTCATCTCCTCCGATATGAATTACTGAGCCCGGAAAAAGGTTCATAACCTCATCTAAAACATCTTTTAAAAACCGTACTACTTTCGGATTTGTCACGTCAAAAGAATCATCCATTTTACCAAAAGTTTCAGAAACTTCTTTCGTTGTACCCAAAGTACCTAACCAATTATATGAAGCAACTGCCGCCATTGCATGACCGGGCATTTCAATTTCAGGAACTATCGTAATATGCCTTTTTTTGGCATAATCGATGATTTCTCGAATTTCCTTTTGGGTATAATACCCACCATGTGGTTCGCCTGTTCTTAAATCGCTTTTTCTTGCTGTCTGGGTATCGTTTCTTTTAGAACCGATTTCAGTCAGTTTCGGGTATTTTTTAATTTCTATACGCCACCCTTGATCGTCGGTCAAGTGCCAGTGAAAAATATTCATTTTCACTAAAGCCATTTGATCCAAGAGCTTTTTTACCGTTGCCATACCCTTAAAATGTCGAGATTCATCTAACATAAAAGCGCGCCATGAAAAACGTGGTCGATCTACAATCTTTAGCTTCGGTAGTATTACCGGATTTTTAGTTTCACCAAACTCAAATTCGGGTGGCAAAAGCTGTCTAAATGTTTGAATGGCATAAAAAATTCCGGAGGCATTGGCAGCTTCGATTAAAATACCGTCAGCGTCAATATTCATCGTATAACCCTCTTCACCCAACTCATCGAACAACGAAACGTCGATTTTTAATTCTATATCACCTCGATTCTTACGAATTTTTGGTGCCACGCCAAATCCACTTTTTAAAACCTCAGCCAAGTGCAATGCTTCGCTCTTCAGTTCATTCGATGCATTTATGGTAACATTTTTTGAAATCTCATAAGACCCTTCGTTAAAGCTAATTGAATTAGGTTTAGGAACCACGTGAACTTCTTGTGCATGGACCGGATAGAAGGCCGAAAAGAGGAGAAAAAAGAGAAATACAGTATGAACTAACTTCATGAATTATTTTTTGAAATATTATTTGAAATACTACCTATCTGGTGAAGACAAGTTGCCCAGATTTAAAGGTTTTGATGACGCTTAGTCCCGATTTTCCCTTTTCAAAAACCACGATATCTGCCG
This window harbors:
- a CDS encoding glycosidase encodes the protein MKIATGFLLLLSLCFSQIGAQNPITRVEPPNWWVGMEHNTVELLVYGKDIASYEVSLKDDNAVTLKSIKTVENFNYLFLTLHISNNAQPGELKLQFKKPSSKPFTYSYPINQRKANRRYIEGFDSSDAIYLITPDRFVNGDVTNDAVEGLKELPNRKEKAGRHGGDVAGIVENLDYIKDLGFTAIWMNPILENDMPDYSYHGYAITDFYKVDPRYGSNASFKAMCEKAAEKGMKVIMDMIANHSGLNHWWMKDLPSKDWINQWDTYTQTNHKKTVILDPYATEKDKKAFFDGWFVPTMPDLNQRNESLSKYLIQNTLWWIEYSGISGIRMDTYPYPDMYFMNDWTKAVMKEYPNFNIVGEEWVLRPTIVSYWQKGKQNSNGYTSELKSLMDFPLQNALVNSLNDSDSWNAVYEELAQDYLYPDPQNLVIFPDNHDMSRIFTQLNQDKELLKLALTYIATVRGIPQIYYGTEVLMQNRGTEDHGIIRSDFPGGWPNDKVNSFTGEGLTEAQLETKNYLAKLFNWRKGNKAVHNGKLIHFAPQNNTYVFFRYTESEKVMVILNKAEKAKSIDLNEYKEVLKGNLSGKDVLTGKIYKAVDSLKITGKTAMVIEVE
- a CDS encoding AraC-like DNA-binding protein → MVVILCLYASGSLAQTSFVIDYVPEDTHTSDELYLTGTFNNWDPADINYRFVRKIDGTYELRNKFFNGSWISYKITRGSWSTVEVQKDGTPLTVRKHSFNSTAEETLVLQVAGWSDILNLQSEQKKIAIVLSDIPRNTPPNSSFYVCGNFNGWVPGDQRYKMKQLADGTYQVEVPVFEEPLEYKFTRGNWLTVEGNSYGRPRPNRLLSSREINRNQPIKNSITYWEDQSYGIFNPYTLLLVLTALQGFFLIFIINSNKNNNKWANQALSVLIFIISLTLIARVVIYDRIIYTDYPRLSLLTDFIFFLYGPILLIYIKRLLHHSKKSFLTFWPHFVPFLVQVVIYISFSFKPTHTFIEQNLFQSLDSPPYAIYEVIVLVALVFNIWYWFRIKAIIKRYFENIELNYSTDQNIKYLNIIMMVLGVCLVLWSVIVVVDVYGTYSDNPVNHTVNLLIDVIWIVFSVVVYLLGYFAIKQPEIFRMATIEEEEEKSEVDRPQIDTNELEELKEALHVMMTQDQVYLNPQLSLPELAEKMETNVHTLSKTINAGYTKNFRDFVNHYRIQDFIERAQEEKYKNQTFLAIALAVGFNSKSSFNRSFKKVTNKSPREYFNDLRDS
- a CDS encoding putative outer membrane starch-binding protein is translated as MIKNILFTVLAVTLLVSCTDDLDTEPRIEQSLDNLLDSDPNATLGILGKLYGGLALHGIGIPGGDNQQADIAGDDPGETVFFRSMWNMQELTTDIAKNRWGDGGLDPLTTASDWSPTNKFFGYLYNRSYFNIAQTNNFILDVQKADEPEAELFVAEARFLRALYYYYLMDMFGGVVIVTEDDGVTGVRRPKNTRTEVFEFIESELLAIEESIIALNEYGRANKAAVHFLLAKIYLNAEVYTGTGRYADALTYSEKVIAESSFILDDDYQSIFQGDNHTSTEIIFPIVADRNSVQSFGTSTYLTNGSLGDTTMPISEFGNSESWFGHRCTPAVYGLFGDLETTNDGRALFWTEGHTYEMTDYRTWENGYPTIKFQNQYATGNSGESNFSDTDIPLFRLSDAYLMYAEAFFRGGGGSATQAVDYINALRQRAFGDTSGNIAEADITEQFLIDERARELYYEGHRRQDLIRFNRFTGGGYLWPWKGNVLEGTAIPEHYDLFPFPLEALQANPLLEQNPGYTN